The Doryrhamphus excisus isolate RoL2022-K1 chromosome 1, RoL_Dexc_1.0, whole genome shotgun sequence genome includes a window with the following:
- the LOC131125828 gene encoding echinoderm microtubule-associated protein-like 6 isoform X3: MADKTAPRCQLRLEWVHGYRGHQCRNNLFYTAGKELVYFVAGVGVVYNAREHAQKFYLGHNDDIISLALHPDKVQVATGQVGKEPYICVWDTYAMQTVSILRDVHTHGVACLAFDADGQRLASVGLDAKNTLCVWDWKRGRVLATATGHSDRIFDVAWDLFVSSRLVSCGVKHIKFWTLCGNALTPKRGIFGKTGDLQTILCVATAKEQTTYSGALNGDVYVWRGISLVRTIQAAHGAGIFSMHACEEGFATGGRDGCVRLWDVDFKPITKIDLREAEQGYKGRDSNISHPSITRRRAGFHAVSGLSIRSVCWKADRILAGTQDSEIFEVMVRERDKPVLLMQGHSEGELWALDLHPKQPVAVTGSDDRSVRLWSLPDRTLLARCNMEESVRSISFNNDGSQLALGMKDGSFTVLRVRDMTEVVHIKDRKEVIHELKFSPDGSFLAVGSNDGVVDIYAVAQRFKKVGECGHSTSFITHLDWSVDSRFLQTNDGAGERLFYRMPGKMLSKEEAKGIHWMTWTGVLGPEVNSIWPKYSNLTNVNSVDANYSSAVLVTGDDLGLVKLFRFPCLKKGAKFKKYIGHSAHVTNVRWSNDLQWVISTGGADHAVFQWRFLPEGVMNGVLEPLLQEGYADSNSGDSDSDVSDVPEIDSDIEQESQHNYERQVYKDDLPQLRRKLIGSLKRQKAPEEGLRLQFVHGYRGFDCRNNLFYSQTGEVVYHVAAVAVVYNRLQHSQRFYQGHDDDILSLTVHPLKDYAATAQVGRDPAIHVWDIPTLKCLSLLKGHHSKGVCALDFTADGKSLVSVGIDEFHSIVIWDWKKGERLAKTRGHKDKVFVVKSNPFRMDKLVTLGMKHIKFWQHSGGGLTFKRGIFGNLGKQETMMSACYGRSEDFVFSGATNGDVYIWRETTLVKTVKAHDGPVFAMCSLDKGFVTGGKDGVVELWDDMFERCLKTYAIKRALLSPSSKGLLLEDNPSIRAITLGHGHILVGTKNGEILEIDKSGPMTLLVQGHMEGEVWGLATHPLLPVCATVGDDKTLRMWELSANHRMVAVRKLKKGGRCCAFSPDGKVLAVGLNDGSFLVVNADTLEDMVTFHHRRELISDIRFSQDAGKYLAVASQDSFVDIYNVLTSKRVGICKGVGSFITHVDWDSRGKLLQINTGNKEQLFFEAPRGRKQNISTAEFDKLDWASWTSVLGPTCEGIWPTYGFVNAASLTKDRKLLATGDDFGYLKLFSFPCRGQFAKFKKYVAHSANVTNVRWANDDATLLSVGGADTALMIWTREPPGHKESKVVDSEESDNDTEEDGGYDSDVAREKAVDYVTKVYSSSIRKMTGTKPHLQHKELPVDERYPLIIGWRCSCSWSHSGFQRSRPSVSRATPQPEKLLKNNVTKMKKAVEELQLEHVFGYRGFDCRNNLHYLNDGADIIFHTAAAVVIQNLSSGTQSFYLEHTDDILCLTVNQHPKYQNVIATGQIGFAPSIHVWDAMTKQTLSILRCSHAKGVGYVNFSATGKLLLSVGVEPEHVITVWRWQEGTRITSKGGHPERIFVVEFRPDSDTQFVSVGIKHIKFWTLVGGSLVYKKGVIGSVEDGRTQTMLSVAFGANNLTFTGAINGDVYVWREHFLVRVVAKAHSGPVFTMYTTLRDGLIVTGGKERPTKEGGAVKLWDQEMKRCRAFQLETGQPVENVRSVCRGKGKILVGTKDGEIIEVGEKNAASNTMINGHTQGGIWGLSAHPFKDVFISASDDGTIRIWDLADKKLLNKVTLGHPAKCVSYSPNGEMVSIGMENGEFIILLVNSLSVWSKKRDRSVAIQDVRFSPDNRFLAVGSLESAVDFYDLSLGPSLNRIGYCKDIPGFVIQMDFSADSKHIQVSTSTYTRQVHEVPSGKIVTEPLAIERITWATWTSILGDEVLGIWPRNADKADVNCACVSHAGLNLVTGDDFGLIKLFDFPCSEKFGKHKRYFGHSAHVTNVRFSCDDKFVISAGGSDCSLLVWKCQ; this comes from the exons ATGGCCGACAAGACCGCGCCACGCTGCCAGCTGAGGTTGGAGTGGGTGCACGGCTACCGAGGTCACCAGTGTCGCAACAACCTGTTCTACACAGCCGGCAAGGAACTGGTTTACTTTGTCGCCGGGGTGGGCGTGGTCTACAACGCCAGAGAGCATGCCCAGAAGTTCTACCTGGGACACaacgatgacatcatcag CCTGGCGCTCCATCCCGACAAAGTCCAAGTGGCAACGGGTCAGGTGGGAAAAGAACCGTACATCTGTGTGTGGGACACGTACGCCATGCAGACGGTCTCCATCTTGCGTGACGTGCACACGCATGGCGTTGCCTGTCTGGCTTTTGATGCTGACGGACAG cGACTGGCCTCGGTGGGTCTCGACGCCAAGAACACCTTGTGTGTGTGGGACTGGAAGAGAGGACGAGTCCTCGCCACAGCGACTGGCCACTCGGACAGA ATTTTCGATGTGGCCTGGGATCTCTTTGTTTCCAGTCGATTGGTCAGCTGCGGCGTCAAACACATCAAG TTCTGGACTTTGTGCGGAAACGCTTTGACTCCCAAGAGAGGAATTTTCGGGAAAACGGGCGACCTTCAGACCATCTTGTGTGTCGCCACCGCCAAGGAGCAGACCACTTACTCGGGCGCGCTCAATGGCGACGTGTACGTGTGGCGAGGGATCTCCCTGGTTAGGACGATACAGGCAGCACACGga GCGGGGATCTTCAGCATGCACGCCTGTGAGGAAGGTTTTGCCACCGGAGGACGAGACGGTTGCGTGCGACTGTGGGACGTCGACTTCAAACCCATCACCAAAATCGACCTTCGAGAAGCCGAGCAGGGATACAAAGGTCGGGATTCAAACATTAGCCATCCGAGCATCACTCGACGTCGCGCTGGTTTTCACGCCGTTTCAGGTCTGTCCATCCGCAGCGTCTGCTGGAAGGCCGACCGTATTCTGGCGGGGACGCAGGACAGCGAGATCTTCGAGGTCATGGTCCGGGAGCGGGACAAACCGGTTCTGCTGATGCAGGGTCACAGTGAGGGTGAACTCTGGGCGCTGGACCTCCATCCTAAACAACCTGTCGCTGTCACCGGGAGCGACGACCGCTCCGTCAG GCTGTGGAGTCTTCCGGATCGAACCCTGCTGGCTCGCTGTAACATGGAGGAATCAGTGCGAAGTATTTCCTTCAACAATGACGGATCTCAGCTGGCTTTGGGAATGAAGGACGGCTCCTTCACGGTCCTGCGAGTCAG GGACATGACGGAAGTGGTGCACATCAAGGACCGCAAGGAGGTCATACACGAGCTCAAGTTTTCGCCAGACGGCTCCTTCTTAGCGGTGGGGTCCAATGACGGCGTGGTTGACATCTACGCCGTCGCCCAGCGATTTAAAAAAGTGGGCGAGTGCGGCCATTCCACTTCGTTCATCACCCACCTGGATTGGTCTGTGGATTCCCGTTTCCTGCAAACTAACGACGGTGCTGGAGAACGTCTCTTTTACCGGATGCCAG GTAAAATGCTATCCAAGGAAGAGGCCAAGGGTATCCACTGGATGACGTGGACCGGGGTCCTGGGCCCGGAGGTAAACAGCATCTGGCCCAAATACTCGAACCTCACCAACGTCAACTCTGTGGATGCCAACTACAGCAGCGCCGTGCTGGTGACCGGCGACGACCTCGGTCTTGTTAAACTCTTCAGGTTCCCGTGTCTCAAGAAAG GCGCCAAATTCAAGAAGTACATCGGTCATTCCGCACATGTGACCAACGTTCGATGGTCCAATGACCTGCAGTGGGTCATCAGTACCGGTGGTGCCGATCACGCCGTCTTCCAGTGGCGGTTCCTACCCGAGGGTGTTATGAATGGCGTCCTGGAACCCCTCCTCCAAG AAGGCTATGCGGACTCCAACAGTGGCGACTCGGATTCAGACGTTTCCGACGTGCCGGAGATCGACTCGGACATCGAGCAGGAATCTCAGCACAACTATGAGCGTCAG GTGTACAAGGACGACCTCCCGCAGCTGCGGAGGAAGCTGATTGGTTCCCTAAAGAGGCAGAAAGCTCCGGAGGAGGGGCTTCGCCTGCAGTTTGTTCACGG GTACCGCGGCTTCGACTGTCGTAACAACCTGTTCTACAGTCAGACTGGGGAGGTGGTCTACCATGTGGCCGCCGTGGCGGTGGTCTACAACCGCCTGCAGCACAGTCAGAGGTTCTACCAGGGCCATGATGACGACATCCTCAGCCTCACCGTGCACCCGCTGAAAGACTACGCGGCCACTGCACAG GTGGGCCGGGACCCTGCCATCCACGTCTGGGACATCCCCACTCTGAAATGTCTGTCGCTGCTCAAAGGTCACCACAGCAAAGGAGTTTGTGCGCTCGACTTCACAG CGGATGGTAAGAGTTTGGTGTCCGTTGGAATCGATGAATTTCACTCCATCGTCATCTGGGATTGGAAGAAAGGCGAACGACTTGCTAAAACCAG GGGCCACAAGGACAAGGTTTTTGTGGTGAAGAGTAATCCGTTCAGGATGGACAAGCTGGTGACGTTGGGGATGAAACACATCAAGTTCTGGCAGCACTCGG GCGGTGGTCTGACATTCAAACGTGGGATTTTCGGGAACCTTGGCAAGCAGGAGACAATGATGTCGGCGTGTTACGGTCGCTCGGAGGACTTCGTCTTCTCAGGGGCGACAAATGGCGACGTTTACATCTGGAGAGAGACAACACTTGTGAAGACCGTCAAGGCCCACGACGGTCCCGTGTTTGCCATGTGCTCCCTGGACAAG GGTTTCGTGACAGGCGGGAAAGACGGCGTGGTGGAACTCTGGGATGACATGTTTGAAAGATGCCTGAAGACCTACGCCATCAAGAGGGCGCTTCTATCGCCGTCCTCCAAAG GCCTGCTCCTGGAAGACAACCCGTCCATCAGAGCCATCACTCTGGGTCACGGCCACATTCTGGTTGGGACCAAGAACGGAGAAATTTTGGAGATTGACAAGAGCGGCCCAATGACACTGCTGGTTCAG GGTCACATGGAAGGCGAGGTTTGGGGTTTGGCCACTCACCcgctacttcctgtctgtgccACCGTTGGCGATGACAAAACCCTGCGTATGTGGGAGCTGTCAGCCAATCACCGCATGGTTGCCGTGCGTAAGCTTAAAAAAG GTGGGCGGTGCTGCGCCTTCTCGCCAGATGGCAAAGTGCTAGCGGTGGGCCTGAACGATGGCAGCTTCCTGGTTGTGAACGCCGATACGTTGGAGGACATGGTGACCTTCCATCACCGGCGAGAGCTCATCTCCGACATACGCTTCTCCCAAG ACGCAGGGAAGTACCTGGCCGTGGCGTCGCAGGATTCCTTCGTGGACATCTACAACGTGCTGACCAGCAAGAGAGTCGGTATCTGTAAAGGAGTCGGTAGCTTCATCACTCACGTTGATTGGGACTCCAGAG GAAAACTTCTGCAGATCAACACGGGAAACAAAGAACAACTTTTCTTTGAGGCTCCAAGAGGACGCAAACAGAACATCAGCACGGCCGAG TTTGACAAACTGGACTGGGCCAGCTGGACTTCTGTTTTGGGTCCCACCTGCGAGGGAATATGGCCAACGTATGGATTTGTGAACGCCGCCTCGCTCACCAAAGACCGTAAACTGCTCGCCACCGGGGACGACTTCGGGTATCTGAAGCTTTTCAGCTTCCCGTGCAGG GGTCAGTTTGCCAAATTCAAGAAGTACGTGGCTCACAGCGCCAATGTGACCAATGTCCGCTGGGCCAATGACGACGCCACGTTGCTGTCAGTGGGTGGGGCCGACACGGCGCTCATGATCTGGACCAGAGAGCCTCCAGGTCATAAAGAGAGCAAAGTCGTCGACAGCGAAGAGTCTGACAATGACACAGAGGAGGACGGAG gctATGACAGCGATGTGGCGCGGGAGAAGGCAGTGGACTACGTGACCAAGGTCTACTCCTCCAGCATCAGGAAGATGACAGGAACTAAACCTCACCTGCAGCACAAGGAACTTCCTGTCGATGAGAGGTACCCGCTGATCATTGGTTGGCGATGTTCTTGCTCTTGGTCTCATTCCGGTTTTCAACGTTCCAGACCTTCAGTGAGTCGCGCAACACCACAGCCTGAAAAACTTCTGAAGAACAACGTGACCAAGATGAAGAAAGCAGTGGAA GAACTTCAATTGGAGCACGTTTTTGGCTACAGAGGATTTGACTGTCGCAATAACCTGCATTACCTCAACGACGGTGCCGACATAATCTTCCACACCGCTGCTGCCGTGGTGATCCAGAACCTGTCTTCCG GAACTCAGAGTTTCTATCTGGAGCACACAGACGACATTCTCTGCCTGACTGTCAACCAGCATCCCAAATACCAAAACGTCATCGCCACGGGGCAGATCG GCTTTGCGCCTTCTATCCACGTGTGGGACGCCATGACCAAGCAGACTCTGTCCATCCTGCGTTGCTCCCATGCTAAAGGTGTGGGCTACGTTAACTTTAGCGCGACTGGGAAGCTTCTGCTGTCTGTAGGGGTGGAACCTGAACATGTGATCACAGTTTGGAGGTGGCAGGAAG GCACCAGGATCACAAGTAAAGGTGGCCACCCTGAACGCATCTTTGTGGTGGAGTTCAGACCAGACTCGGACACCCAGTTTGTGTCGGTGGGAATCAAACACATCAAGTTTTGGACTCTGGTCGGAGGTTCGTTGGTGTACAAGAAAGGTGTGATCGGTTCCGTGGAGGACGGACGCACACAGACCATGTTGTCTGTGGCTTTTGGTGCT AACAACCTGACATTCACCGGTGCCATAAATGGAGACGTGTACGTGTGGCGGGAACACTTCCTGGTCCGGGTGGTGGCAAAGGCGCACAGTGGTCCGGTGTTCACGATGTACACCACGCTCAGGGACGGCCTCATTGTCACCGGTGGAAAAGAACGCCC GACCAAGGAAGGCGGTGCTGTCAAACTCTGGGACCAGGAGATGAAACGATGCCGAGCCTTTCAGTTGGAGACCGGCCAACCAGTGGAGAACGTCCGATCCGTCTGCAGGGGGAAG GGCAAGATCCTGGTAGGAACCAAAGACGGTGAGATCATCGAGGTCGGAGAAAAGAATGCCGCCTCCAACACCATGATCAATGGACACACGCAAGGCGGGATTTGGGGTTTGTCCGCTCACCCTTTTAAGGACGTTTTCATCTCGGCCAGCGATGACGGAACCATCCGTATTTGGGATCTGGCTGATAAG AAACTCCTCAACAAAGTGACTTTGGGACATCCTGCTAAGTGTGTGTCCTACAGTCCAAATGGAGAGATGGTCTCCATCGGAATGGAGAACGGAGAGTTCATCATCCTGCTGGTTAATTCGCTGAGTGTGTGGAGCAAGAAAAGAGACCGGAGCGTCGCAATCCAGGACGTACG CTTTAGCCCGGACAACCGCTTTCTGGCAGTAGGTTCCCTTGAAAGCGCCGTGGACTTCTACGACCTTTCTTTAGGACCGTCGCTCAACCGCATTGGGTACTGCAAAGACATTCCGGGATTCGTAATCCAGATGGACTTCTCCGCTGACAGCAAGCACATTCAG GTGTCCACCAGCACCTACACTCGACAAGTGCATGAAGTTCCTTCAGGGAAGATCGTCACAGAGCCGTTAGCGATTGAGAGGATCACTTGGGCTACCTGGACCAG CATCCTAGGTGACGAGGTTCTCGGGATTTGGCCACGTAACGCCGACAAGGCGGATGTCAACTGCGCCTGCGTATCCCACGCCGGCCTCAACCTGGTGACCGGAGACGACTTCGGACTCATTAAGCTCTTCGACTTCCCGTGCTCGGAAAAATTT GGGAAACACAAACGTTACTTCGGTCATTCTGCTCATGTGACCAACGTCCGCTTCTCCTGCGATGACAAGTTCGTCATCAGCGCCGGTGGAAGCGACTGCAG TTTGCTCGTGTGGAAATGTCAATAA